Proteins found in one Maridesulfovibrio sp. genomic segment:
- a CDS encoding Lrp/AsnC ligand binding domain-containing protein codes for MSTKNDRYKEYQKLLQEKHLRVIHCYQITGENLYVLDMLFLDMENLNSFLQKIEQYGSYEVNIILKNIHEIEY; via the coding sequence ATTTCAACTAAAAATGACAGATATAAAGAGTATCAAAAACTTTTACAAGAAAAGCATCTACGCGTAATTCATTGCTATCAGATTACCGGTGAAAATTTATATGTTTTAGACATGCTATTTCTTGACATGGAGAACCTAAATTCCTTCCTCCAAAAAATTGAACAATATGGGAGCTATGAGGTTAATATCATTTTAAAAAACATCCACGAAATTGAATACTAG